TGGTTTCACTAATTTTTATCCCCCCGGACACATTGATAAAGACATCGTAACGATTGAGCGGAATCTCTAGCTTTTTCTCTAGCAAAGCTAAGAGCATGTGCAGCCGGTTGGTATCAAAGCTAGTGGCTAGGCGTTTGGGATTAGCTAAAGAACTCTCACACACCAAAGCTTGAATTTCTAAAATGAGCGCGCGCGAGCCCTCTAGCACCACACTTAAAGCACTCCCTGCCAAACTTTGCTGTTGGGAGAAAAAGAGTTTAGACGCTTCTTTAGCACTCATCAGCCCCTCTGTGTGCATTTCAAAAATACCCACCTCGCTAGTTGCTCCAAAGCGGTTTTTAAAACTGCGTAAAATGCGTAATTCTCTGCTAGGATCGCCCTCAAAATAAAGCACGGCATCGACCATGTGCTCTAAAACTCGAGGTCCAGCAATCGAGCCCTCTTTGGTGATGTGCCCGATGATAAAAATGGCGATTTGCTCTTGCTTGGCTAGGCGCATCAGATCAAAGGTGATTTCTCTTATCTGAGAGATCGATCCGGGAGCCGAGCTTACCGCACTAGAATAGAGGGTTTGAATCGAGTCGATCACACAGACGGCGTAATTAGTCCCGAGTAAATGCGCCTTGATCGTGTCTAAATCAATTTCATTGAGTAAATACAACTTTTCTTGCACGCAAGCAAGCCGGTCCGCTCTTAGGCGAATCTGCCCTGCGCTCTCCTCCCCGCTCACATACAGCACGCTCAAACCCGTGCTAGCTAGCCCGCCTGCCACCTTTAATAACAGCGTGCTTTTGCCCACCCCCGGAGCCCCCCCGATGAGATACAGTCCCCCGGGCACAATCCCCCCACCTAGCACGATGTCTAATTCTTTTTGCGTGGAGCTAAAGGTGCTGATACTCTCTTGCTGCACTTGGCTAATAGAGATAGCTGAGAGTTTGGGGGTATTTTTAAGGGGTTTGAGGTTTTCTAGCTCTTTGGGGCTGATCTCAACAAAACTCTCCCACTGGTTGCAATTATTGCACTTGCCCAGCCATTTAGGACTGACAAACCCGCAATGTTGGCACTCAAAAACCCTAGACTTCTTGCCCATCTTTAAAGATCGCATCTAGCAGGCTTTTGACATACTCCATTTCCTCAAAAGGGATTAAATCGTTTTCTTTCTCCCCCACGCCCAAGTATAAAATGGGCAGTTGCAACTCATAAAGAATGCTCAAAATACACCCCCCCTTGCTCGTGCCATCTAGCTTAGTAACAATCACCCCGTCCAGCTCTAAGCTTTCATGAAAAATCTTAGCCTGCTCGAGTGCCGAACTGCCCTGAGTGCCATCTAATATTAAGATTTTATAATAAGGAGCGTTATTTAGTGCCTTGCTACACACCCTAGAGATTTTTAACAGCTCGTTTTTTAGATTGGTTTGGTTGTGCAAACGCCCGGCCGTGTCGATGATGATTTGATCCACCCCCCGCGCGATCCCCGCCTCAATGGTGTTGTAAGCTAACGCGCTAGGATCGCTATTTTGCCCTGCACTAATCACCTCTAGTTGCAATTTCTCGCCCCAAAGTTGGAGTTGTTTGACGGCCGCAGCTCTAAAGGTGTCCCCCGCCCCTAGCAAAACTTTCTGCTTGTTGAGTAGGTGCTTTTTAGCTAGTTTAGCAATCGTGGTCGTCTTGCCCGCCCCATTCACCCCCAAGATTAAAGACACTAAGGGTTTGGTGTCAACGGGTTTGAAGCGCACTTGATCGTAATAACTCTCTTTGCGTAAAAAGCGCATGAGGGCGACTTCTAAGTGGTTGCGTTTGATTTGCTCGGGCAGGTGTTCTAAGAGCTTTTCCACGAGGTCAAATTGCACATCAAAGCCGATTAAAATTTCCTCCATCTCCTCTTTACTAAAAGTCGCGTCCTTAGTTTTGAGCAAAGAGGCGACATTTTGAATCGTCTTTTTGAAAAAGTTAAACATCATTCTTTCTTCGTAGTGTTGGTGCTAAGTAGGTCTTGAATATCTTTAGCTAGCATCTCCTCAACCACTGCGCCGTGATAGCTCTGATATAAAGTGCCATCAGATTTATAGAGGAAAAAATAGGGGAGTTTCCACTGCGCACAACCCAAACTCACACGCAATGAATCTAAATTGTCTTTGGGGTTGAGCAAAGTAAATTTAGGCGTGTGGGCTTTGAGATAGGCATCAATAGCTTCTTGCTTATAGGGTTTGTCTAACACAGCAACAAAACTCACGCCTTTAAAATTACTCTGCAAATGCTTTAACAGAGCACTATAGGGAACAAACTTTGGCTCTAAACTCAAGAATAGTATAAAAATGGGTTGGTTGGATACCCCTTGAAGCTCTAACCCTTTTGGGGTGTGTTTGAGGACACTCGCCTGACCTTTTTGATCGACAAACTCCCATGTTGTGGGGACTTCCTTAGTTTTTGGCGCGACCTCTTGGGGAGGGCTCTCTTTTTTCTTATGCTGATCAGAGCAAGCACTCAGACTTAGCAAAAGCAAAATAAGGGCGTATTTTAGAGCCACCGAATCGCGCTCCCCTTAGGCTTACGCGCTTTAGGGGTGGGAGGCATCGCTCCCTTGCCCAGCGCAACTAGGCAGGCAATTTTGGGAGGGTTAATAAAGGTGCTCAATGCCTGTTTAACCCCCTGGGGATCAAAACCGCCAATAATGCAAGTATCCACCCCCAAAAGTGTGGCTGCTAGACACATTTGCCCTACAGCGATATAGCATTGCTCTTTTAAATACCCATCAATGAGCTTTGAATCCCCCTGCAATCTCTCTTTAAGCAAAATATTCACCCCATCGCCAATGCGCTCCAAATAAGAGGGGGGGCAAAAGCTGGCAAAATAATCAGCTTTGAGCATACTAGAGTGCATATAGCCCACCACCACTAATGCGCTGGCATCTTGAATCATCTGCGCGTTGTAGCCCACATGGGGCAGGAGGGCATCTTTATGCGTGCCTTGTAAAACCAAAAACTCCCAAGG
This portion of the Helicobacter felis ATCC 49179 genome encodes:
- the radA gene encoding DNA repair protein RadA; translation: MGKKSRVFECQHCGFVSPKWLGKCNNCNQWESFVEISPKELENLKPLKNTPKLSAISISQVQQESISTFSSTQKELDIVLGGGIVPGGLYLIGGAPGVGKSTLLLKVAGGLASTGLSVLYVSGEESAGQIRLRADRLACVQEKLYLLNEIDLDTIKAHLLGTNYAVCVIDSIQTLYSSAVSSAPGSISQIREITFDLMRLAKQEQIAIFIIGHITKEGSIAGPRVLEHMVDAVLYFEGDPSRELRILRSFKNRFGATSEVGIFEMHTEGLMSAKEASKLFFSQQQSLAGSALSVVLEGSRALILEIQALVCESSLANPKRLATSFDTNRLHMLLALLEKKLEIPLNRYDVFINVSGGIKISETSADLAVIASILSSFRNRPISNKTAFIGEVGLTGSVQEVPNLNVRLKEMENYGFLKAIVPKKPNLKTSIACYEAKDVSQIIEWM
- the ftsY gene encoding signal recognition particle-docking protein FtsY: MFNFFKKTIQNVASLLKTKDATFSKEEMEEILIGFDVQFDLVEKLLEHLPEQIKRNHLEVALMRFLRKESYYDQVRFKPVDTKPLVSLILGVNGAGKTTTIAKLAKKHLLNKQKVLLGAGDTFRAAAVKQLQLWGEKLQLEVISAGQNSDPSALAYNTIEAGIARGVDQIIIDTAGRLHNQTNLKNELLKISRVCSKALNNAPYYKILILDGTQGSSALEQAKIFHESLELDGVIVTKLDGTSKGGCILSILYELQLPILYLGVGEKENDLIPFEEMEYVKSLLDAIFKDGQEV
- a CDS encoding TlpA family protein disulfide reductase; its protein translation is MALKYALILLLLSLSACSDQHKKKESPPQEVAPKTKEVPTTWEFVDQKGQASVLKHTPKGLELQGVSNQPIFILFLSLEPKFVPYSALLKHLQSNFKGVSFVAVLDKPYKQEAIDAYLKAHTPKFTLLNPKDNLDSLRVSLGCAQWKLPYFFLYKSDGTLYQSYHGAVVEEMLAKDIQDLLSTNTTKKE
- a CDS encoding NAD(P)H-dependent oxidoreductase, with translation MLSLEKFHSLLQRRFACKKFDPSRPVAKEVLEEVLKAAWLAPSSYNTQPWEFLVLQGTHKDALLPHVGYNAQMIQDASALVVVGYMHSSMLKADYFASFCPPSYLERIGDGVNILLKERLQGDSKLIDGYLKEQCYIAVGQMCLAATLLGVDTCIIGGFDPQGVKQALSTFINPPKIACLVALGKGAMPPTPKARKPKGSAIRWL